The sequence AAAACTGTCTTTCCATGCTCAACAGGTTCATGTCAATAACAGATCCAGAATCTGTCTCAAAACCGGTCTGAAATGTCTCCTTCCTAAGTTATGAATAtcataaaagaagaagaaaatataaaCAAGAACCCAGCAGGGTCAGAATAATGCCCTCCTAACTAACCCAACAGTCCCGTTCTGAGTGAAAAGTTCCTTcattattacataaaaataaaatgaaaagggGAGATGCAGGTGTGCTGATGTGGGGGCAAAAACAGAGGTCTTGTGGAGAGGTGGTCTTGTGTTCAAGTTTGAgcatgaaagtgttttttttttttttccagctaaAGAGTTTCTGTCTCTTGCCGAGTGTGCAGCAACATATGTCTGGTCACAGAACTTTGTCGGTTAAATCTCCTGCCACACTCAGAGCATAGAAAGGGTTTTTGTCTGGTGTGAATCAGCATATGTCTGGTCACATCAATTTTTTGTGtgaatcttttaccacactccAAGCAACCAAAgagcttttgttttgtgtgGACTAACATGTGTGTGGacaaatgatgtttttctttaaaacttttaccacactcagagcagctgaaaggtTTCTCTGCAGTGTGAGGTCTCTTATGTGTCATCAGTAGATCTTTCAGGTTAAATTCTTTACTGTTCTCAGCTGAGCTTAAGAGTTCTTGTCTGGTGTGAACTAACATGTGTCTGGTCAGGTTTCCATTTTGgctaaatcttttaccacactcagagcagtcAAAGGGTTTCTCACCTGAGTGAATTCTCATGTGTGTGATCAAACTACCTTCAAGGCTAAATCTTTttccacactcagagcagctgaagggctTTTCTCCTGTGTGACTCCTCATATGGTATGAAAGATGTTGTTTTAGGTTAAATCTTTGACCACACTGAGAGCAGCCAAATAGTTTCTCACCAGAATGAGGTCTGCTATCAATCTCCCCTTTCTCATTGTCTTCCAGTAAGTTTAAACCTGACTGATGGTATGTTGTCTCCATCCaatcagcactgtcatcagtctcagctTCAGAAGACTCTTCAATCTTGACCTCAAtctctggttgtaaatatcTCTCTGGATCATTGTAACTgactgctcctcctcctccacagtcctctccatcagctcctgaTTCCACCTGTTCAGACTGTCTGTGATGCACTTGTGAGGACTGCGGattctcctcatcctcttcaATCTTCATGGGGACCGGAACAAAGGTGAACTTGATCACGTCAGCATACTTTGGCCAGTGATTCTGCTTTCCCTCCAGGCGTATCCGCAGTTCTTCTGGTTCTTCTTTAAGGTATGGAGTCTCAGCAATCTCCTGGTTCATGCTGGAGCCACTCTCCTGCTGTTCAGGGGAAACCTCTTCTTTACTCACTGAACGCTGTTGGATCTTTacaggaaaaactaaaatataaaatacacatttagTAAAACTTATCatatattaaaacaaacatgtaaatTAGACACTTGGTATCATTAGCTTTACTAGTTTCCCTGTATAAATGAAATTTAACTTGAAATAACCTACTTTTAAGTTATCCAACATTCTTCTGCTTATCTTGGGCCGGGTTGCGTAGGTAGCACGTTGAGCAAGTCAACACAGATCTTTCTGCCCAACTACAAtttccaactcctgctgggggatcccaaggcattcccagaccagacaggatatataatccctccagcacattctgggtcttcctgGAGGTCCCCTCccagtagggctgaacaattaaaaaaaaaataatctaattgctatttttttccccccaattgcgatttaatatgcaattattcttgggttaatcttatgtatttttcgacaaattcaagcaataaataattccatgaataagaccatgtgcatttaaatcagtgaaattAATTCAGAAGCAATttatccacagtagcatgaatctggatatgagggtgcaacaagctttaagcctGGGGTCATCAAGTATATTTGCAAAAGGGCctgatttagtcttgacagtctctgggggccagactttcaagtaaagaaaaactaaatcaatattttggtctgatcagcatattattttattagcattagtattttctttcaaaacgcaggaAATTTTTAGGCATTATCAATGAGATCTCTCCCTATAATCTATTTTGCAGTAGACCACAATGAGACAGTAAGAGTTGGctaggcccctgaaaaacccagagaatggtccctccccaattgtgatttagcactttttgctatttaatCCCTCTTTAACACACTTTCAtgccttttcactactttgccattggctattttgcaccattttgccacttttaaccaatttttgatactttttgcccttcttgcctctttaactttttttttttttgccattctttaaccccttttaaaccacttttcctgcatgtcttaTCTCTTTTGTGCCACTCctttatcatttttgccacttttcatctatttttgccaattttcattactttttttagcatttttgccacttttaacatatttttgatactttgtgtccctttttttttttaccattttttttaccacttttgcctCTATTGAACCCCTTTTTACTACCAGCTGATCGCTGTTGGGttatgacttttgtgaagtaacgctaggcttcatcagttttatttagaatgagCCAACAATTTGCAAATGTGATGCCATTTGCTTTGTTTGGGGACATAAGCATTTTTATGTGACTcatttttattaagaaaaacatacataaaacataaaaaggggGAATTTTGTAAACAATTATACAAAATTGACACtggaatgtttgcataatgtgaataaaatctctgctgcaaaaattgatttacttaactggtattttgacacatttcaagaaatattgcaacttctgcgatttgaaaatttcagcaggccatgttgtgatttcatctaatttgtgattaattgcccagccctcttgtagggttagggttaccaAGACAATGAAGTGATTTCTCTCTGCAAAATAGGTAGATAGGGgtgtaaaacatgtcagttttgtcctgtgTCTTTTTCCTGTTATAAATTCTGTTCCTCCAAGAGATTAAGTCTAACATTTGTATTTACACTAAACGTGCATTGTTGATATTTTGGGGGGGAAATCTGGGTTGCAATTTTGTTCCCAAAGATAATGGTGGGTCTTGAGGCTGGACCActtaagaaccactgctctacatcTATCCTCCATCTGAAGCTTTAAACAAATAGCCTGATTGTGTGCATTTTAATATCACAGTTACTTTAGCTTTTTTATAGACAGCCAAAATAAATACTTATAAACATAACCCAGaaaatgattaatttctgagAACATGTGGTTATGCATCGACTGTGACTCCAGAAGTGACTGGttgttattttaacaaaaagtcCATTATGTTAATTCACAGGGCTTAATTAGGCTGTGATAAGCAGTGATGTaggccagtggttttcaaccttggggtcgggacccctttgggggttgcgagacactgagagggggtctccagatgccctaaaaaaaaaaaaaaaaaaaaaaaaaaaaacaagaatgttggcacatttttttccatctaacacctatatttgtcatttttaatctctttccaccactttttttctgcctgttcttgCCCCTTCTGAACTAATACTTGCCACTTAAActaaatgttgcctctgttgacccattattgctactattaacccattttaccactttttatgcccaatttttctCCCTtctaaccacatttcactatttgatatgcccatttttgctagtttaaccaatttctgccaatatctgcctattccTTCTTTCTcacttaacctttttttgcc comes from Cheilinus undulatus linkage group 16, ASM1832078v1, whole genome shotgun sequence and encodes:
- the LOC121523860 gene encoding gastrula zinc finger protein XlCGF8.2DB-like isoform X2; translation: MNQEIAETPYLKEEPEELRIRLEGKQNHWPKYADVIKFTFVPVPMKIEEDEENPQSSQVHHRQSEQVESGADGEDCGGGGAVSYNDPERYLQPEIEVKIEESSEAETDDSADWMETTYHQSGLNLLEDNEKGEIDSRPHSGEKLFGCSQCGQRFNLKQHLSYHMRSHTGEKPFSCSECGKRFSLEGSLITHMRIHSGEKPFDCSECGKRFSQNGNLTRHMLVHTRQELLSSAENSKEFNLKDLLMTHKRPHTAEKPFSCSECGKSFKEKHHLSTHMLVHTKQKLFGCLECGKRFTQKIDVTRHMLIHTRQKPFLCSECGRRFNRQSSVTRHMLLHTRQETETL
- the LOC121523860 gene encoding gastrula zinc finger protein XlCGF8.2DB-like isoform X1; this encodes MSGFQDLSVFPVKIQQRSVSKEEVSPEQQESGSSMNQEIAETPYLKEEPEELRIRLEGKQNHWPKYADVIKFTFVPVPMKIEEDEENPQSSQVHHRQSEQVESGADGEDCGGGGAVSYNDPERYLQPEIEVKIEESSEAETDDSADWMETTYHQSGLNLLEDNEKGEIDSRPHSGEKLFGCSQCGQRFNLKQHLSYHMRSHTGEKPFSCSECGKRFSLEGSLITHMRIHSGEKPFDCSECGKRFSQNGNLTRHMLVHTRQELLSSAENSKEFNLKDLLMTHKRPHTAEKPFSCSECGKSFKEKHHLSTHMLVHTKQKLFGCLECGKRFTQKIDVTRHMLIHTRQKPFLCSECGRRFNRQSSVTRHMLLHTRQETETL